Genomic DNA from Pleurodeles waltl isolate 20211129_DDA chromosome 1_2, aPleWal1.hap1.20221129, whole genome shotgun sequence:
aagtgccagccgaagttgcagtggtaaagtgcagtgctcacacgaaaggacaggactatgtttctctgggaaatgcatatgcggatcaagtcgcaagattttgtgccttgaactgtatattactgagagatgaatggaactcaataagtgagccagaactcgaaccagctgaagcatttgccttgaaggtcgtagatacaatagaggaactaaaagcactacagaataatgtcagagaggatgaaagagattcctggattaaatcacaatgtataaagagacaagacgagttatgggtttcacatgagggaaaatttgttttgccaaacagtctcctatcacagcttgcgcggttctatcatgggcaagctcacctagggagagatgccatgataagattgttcaaaactgattggtttaaccccagatttcgtcaagctgcagaagcagtttgccatcgatgtgtcacttgccagcagatgaacccaggaaagggaacagttgtgaacgcgagtcacattgggagggcaagcgggccttttagtcgtatgcagatggacttcattgagatgcctgtgcatggaggtctgaaatatgtgttggtgattgtgtgcatttttagtcactggattgaggcataccccacacgtagaaatgacagccttacagttgccaagctattattgagagagttgttacacgtttcggattcccgatctctttagaatcagataggggaagtcacttcaacaacgaggtgataaagttactttgcgaagcgctgaacattgagcagaaactgcattgtagctatcgccctgaagcatcaggactggtggagcagatgaatggtacactgaaatcaagaatggcgaaaatatgtgcatcgacaaatttgaaatggcctgatgcattgcccttagtgctaatgtcaatgagaaacacccctgatagaaaaactggattgtctccgcacgaaattctcatgggcagggctatgagacttcctgcagttcccgcaaacgcgcttttgaatattacagatgatatggtgttagactactgcaaaggtctggctgacgtggttcgctctttctctcaccaggtggaagcaaccaccttgccaccgatccaaggtccaggacacgcactgaaagcaggtgactgggtcgtggtaaagaagcacatgagaaagtcgtgtctggaaccccgttggaaaggccctttccaagtgatcctgacgacaactaccgctgtgaagtgtgcgggggttcccaactggattcacgccagtcacacaaagaaggtgttgtgtcccacagatgaggaagttgaagcgctgaaattgccagtgcctgataaaacagtgccgagtgctgagacagaacaaaaccgaactgaaagcggacaggcagaagcaggagagagagagatattattggagaacgaagagtccgactcacttggggaagaccaaggagaaagttcagacagcgacgaagaagctacaggtgacaaagaacctgaagcagctgagggtagcaaaaagcctgaagcagctgaaggtgacaaagaacctgaagcagccgaaagtgatacagagcctgacgaaagtaacggtgaggaagggctcgaaaaaggtgaaaaagcaggagagcctgatcagaagagggctttcccagaaacagacgatacagaaaaagaaaaggagaacgtgatcgattcccctgaaggaggggacaaggctcagcagaacgaaaaagttcaaacctctacagaaaaggtcgcaggtccatcaaatggacatggtgcaaagaggagattaagtatatcaccagtaaaacaaaggtccggagaaggtttgaacgacggagaaagaccaaaagtaaaagagaaaagaaaagaagtgtctgtcgtgataccaacctcgagtgaagaaaaagacttgacaaaagaggaaagtaccagcgaggcagaatcgaaaagagaagcaaaattgaaaaggaaaaggataccgaacagaaggtattccggtccagaatgggcatatgcagtcaatgacgattggactgacgagtttgtatctctaagcatcgagaacgaagaagaggaagagataccaatagaaaagaaaagttttatggacagtgttgattgaaggggtgataaatgatattgcttgctacaatctaacgtgaaagaaacaaccagctgagacattgctaaaccggatgagacatttgctaaaccgataaagactgagttattgccgaattgagacaagtgctgctaaccgataagtgactggcctcttgaagaagacggtgtgaacattgcgctcgctcagctttgtaactgaattgctaaataagtatcatttataagtgcttctagctctctgattctatacagatcatgacgcaaagcaatagaaagaaatattgtaaatatgtgtgtataggcttggtaattacatgtgtactaatagtaatggcaattgtgcttggaatgcatggaaagggtgagaatgagaatattgaggcttctacctttgttcctgttactgtcactgaactaaccgcattgaagaggctagcactggatgagagactcttgcatgataggaaagagctttcgtataatgttttctatcgcttactaacagaatatgttgagacaatggatgcgaaagattgttatgtgtgtacccagataccgacatcagtgaaggaaggggtgacatatcaccacatgcctcttacatacgggattacatgtagtatagtaatgtctaggttttatggtcaaactaacatacagtatttttactcaaattatgatgttacctttgcttatgttcctataatagcgcagctaagccagactgcaaaagattgggatgcaaaaattatgagggaatttttcgagccaatgcaaccttttgaaacggctcacgctcatagggaaaatcttacctgctcgctctctgcagtagaaataagctttttagatcgcacagatgatagaagggctcaaatgaaggcgaaattagaaaaggagttacataagaggacttcagtagataattatgattttgctgcaataaagacacaagggaaaattgctttagatgcttggcatgtagggaaattttgtatatatcgaggtgaatcttattatgacaatatttttgtaggagcgagtgagtgtaaacacacgtttatctttaaggccaaatggacattcatgatggacggacttgaccctgtcattccaggggtatattacatttgtgggtataatgcctattatcgtcttccaaagggatggtggggaagatgttatttgggtatagtgttcccaaaggtttatcaactggatgacctatcgatgattcaaaagacatctggatcccatcgtatccagaaaagagagaccgcagctgctgtggtaggtgatatatttggagccatgattccttcattgggagttgtgctgaattccatcaaaataagaaagttgtctactatagtggataacatgttgacaaagttttcaggtgctataatcctgatagatgctgaacttgcagcggaaagagctatgactcttcaaaataggcttgctttagacattcttttagcaaaggatggtggtgtttgcaaaatgcttggtgcaagacactgttgtacctatatacctgacaatagtgtgaaaattaaaactatgcttgctaatctaacaaaagaaagtgcagatttgaaggaacttaaaagaaccaggagtgtgggagaaggttggaaaaggacttgcttcagtgggacattggattgggggaatttggaatggaatattgttaaaaataatagagggaattttaatagtgataatttgtgtatttggaatttggggaataaaaaggggaataataatgattatggaaagaattgaaagaagaaaagaggagaaaattatgaaaagaatggcagaagaatacaaagcgcaaactaggggaactaaaaggaaaagagaactgacagaattttaatggaataaaatttgtgggcttaatttgtgtgatgacaagtagtcatcagaggagggattgatgaagcagaaaattaaggttttgatttattaacgcataaacgtagtgtgaaataatcatgtgtgacattaaccgaactaataaagattgtacggggacaaaatgtgccctcagagtagtttgccaacatttatacgcgtgctttatgtaacgtggtgtattagaattgcactaatccgacataatcataaacgtgtgctacgatttgcttgtttgaaatgcgttagcttagcattactttagaggaggctttggcctagtggcctggtctcacggtttagatgctcgtatttttccaatgtgctattaaacgtgtatttctgcttgaagctgtacttttccacagaaactgttcacatgcttatcttaaagtttcgtgccagcctggcatattttccctttacttcaaggtcgacttgcaggtgcggacaatggaggctctgaaagtgagctaattggtagacaatgttgcaacttgcgtacccatctccaaggataatgtatgcttaagtaaaagcttgagaactgtcgtttttgattggacaatttgaagctaacctatgaaccctccaatggagaccctactggactcaaactgttgtctataaaaaccaggtgcacgagaagaaagtagccattaccagctcgatacccgccattttgcagacttcgtagctattatggcccactttgctgcgacgccattttgagagactttgatgctttctctaatcgagagaaagagactttaatgattcttgccctagagactttaactttgatttgtccctttgcatgaagtagtagttttaccttgccgccgtgaggcaattgcccgtccaccctgcccctttgtcccgtcccatgctgatcgaagaacggtacctgtgagacgaagacttccttgtatgctgatcgtaattggtaaatatgaaaggaaattgtaaaattgcattgtgtttcttttaggtaaccaactgctgattttgataagagccctagctaggagtttttctaaatttatgttgctaaattgtttttgcatgaagtcccacatgccgatgctaatttgaagttagatgaggattccacatgttgcacgatgcaatctgagatcttgttatgctgactaaatgtacgcaattagttcattacagattatcgtattagtgctttgcattgctattatcgaatgccttgtgattcaaatgctacatagattacacttgtttcgacgttatggacagctattaatgttcatttatgtttatcatttggtgttgagacacatctatatcgtgctagctttgttaatatagggaaataaattcactaactttgcaataaactggtgtggttattcctgactgaaaggtcagggttcgccgaaatgtattctggattaatcgttaagtgttatgttgatcaaggtattgcttatgttcgttattgattattgatttcaggaaattgatcgattaagagtacagagagttcccacttagtcaaaagattcatcggcctaaagagcgtccgaacacaggtaaattgttactacggttcgctctatcacctGACAAGTAACAGGCAAGATAGGGTGAACACATCTTGGTTTCATAACCCACACCTGCACAGTCACTCTCATCAGATAAGAGGATTACAACATTTACTGCGGCCAGAGAGGCGCAGCGCCTTGATGAAAGTTGAAGGAGTAAGAAAGAGGAGTTCTCGTATGCTGGCACCCGCCTAGGGCATAAGGGACACACCGAGGGTCACAGGTCAGCTGGAGTTGTCATATTCCCGGGGTAGGCTCAAGCTGCACTAGTCCCTCGTGATTATACCAAAGAAGGCACTACAGAGGTCTGTCACAGTTGGTGACACTTGGATGAGATCCTACTTACCAGCAACATTCCTATTCTCCTGAAACACAAGCATCTTGCAGCAGTCAAAATCCCTCATAGCCTCAGCCAATTCCAAACCACAATATGATCTCTAAGATTCAACAGCTAATAAACAACCAACAATAGCCTCCTTACTCCACAACCAATAAATTGACAACGTCCCATGAACCCATCTAAGATCACTACACTCTCCTGCCACCATTACAATATGATTTTCACTACGTAGTTGTTTGTGGGGACCTCCGTGCCACTGGATTTGAGCTGCTCATTGTATTGCCAGGAAATCAGACGTCCCCTAAAAATGCAATCCGTAGTTTGAAATGTGAATCTGCAATAATGACTTGCACATGTAAATTCTGTTTAAGCAGTAACCTGAAGGGGTGAGCGTTACAGTGTTCAAAAATATAATAAATTGTTTTATCAGCAAAGTAATAACGTTTTTAAACAGTGCCAACACATTTTGTAAACGAAAACGGTACCTTCTTATTGCAAAGCGTTTCACAGAAGTATTCTAAACATTTCAACTGCATTAAACGTAAGAGCACATCACAGGCCCTAGCAATACATGTCGAACTGAGCAGCAGTACAATCCTACTAAATCTGGTACAGATGTAGTGGTGAACAAGTGGGCACCACATGAATCAGCACCATGGCAAAATAGAAGACAGAAAAGCAGCGTCAGTTCTCCATTTGGGACAGCGATTCCACTTGCATATAGAAACTGCTAACCCTATCTGAAGACACTCCAGAGATCATTTGAACATAGTCAGTTCTCGAGCGGATGAGCCAGGGGTAGTAAATGATACTGTGGCACTATGCCTGAATGCAATTCTAATGTGGTTGACAGTCAAGACTAAAAATGGCCCATGTGAGCTCGGGGTGAGGTCATACGATGCATTTGTCTGGCAGTCATGTTAGAATTGTCATGAAAGCTGTGGACTCCCCGCCCCCAGATATTCACAGTGACACTACtgaattatgggccatatgtatcaaacctTTTTGTATTCGCAAATGCTGCGATTTGCAAATgtaggctgtttgtgaatgcaaaatcgcgttttggaatgtatgaaaggcatttgaagTCCTATTTTAGGTAATCGCAAAAATTCCATAAAATAGTGACTCCTTAATAGCAAACACAATGTATGAAcaatttgcaaattgtgaatgtttGCAAATCAGGTGGTAGTCAGATGCAACCTATCTAAAGAAGCCAAGAGTGCATCAGTATTTCACACAATGGCTGCcttctatgtcatggcgaggaggatgaggatcttgccaGGTTTGaatagagggaggaggagacaggagcacattttcaggaaGTGCATAACAttgtttgatcagacagaggaggagatttatgagaagtacagattCAATTCTGCCATGATTTTAGATTTAATTGCAGAACTGCAACCATGActgcagccacacacacaggaccaatgcaATTCCCACTCATTTGCATGTTTTATGTTCCCTGCACCTTTTAGCCTCAGGAAGCAACCAGGGGGTAATAGCAGTAGTAGCTGGAGGTGTGTCCTAAGGTGTGCTGTCACACCTTTTCAATGCATTTCTGAATGAAATATTGTCTAAAATCAATGATCATATCAGATTTcctaacaccccacaggatttgcagctcACCAAACTGAAATTCTACAGACAAGcatggcggcggtcaccgccaacagacaggcggaagacaaagtactgcccacagtattacaacaggccaatccgccaccttttccggggcggattcaccgtggataaaaacacggcggaaacagccatttcaatgggaaaacgctcaccttaacacactccacgaggaaggtggacaccatggagccggaactccaaatactccctgcgttagtcttcctgctcctctacgaacatcagcacgccggcgccgaagacaacggtgagtactgcacctacgacataggggaggcaaaagtcagggacacacacacgcaacacccccacccccaccccaaccctcgcacactacaacacacacaccaatgcatatccaaacataacagtaacaacccccaacccccccgaagaatgcaaagacaaaaggaaattagttcaaccattgtaatgtatcaaaatacagtaagctaatatatacagatatatatacacattctaaaaattatacatcacgattagtagtgcaggtatgcaccattcaatgtccgtggaccattgggaccaaaatgcaagggcgaggcccacatcagatacctgtccagaaacagagagaacactgctggggcatcagaatgaaatacaaaaggcacctcagggggaagagaagggagggcacctcagccggatgacagcaccaagccagatccacgacggggctccatgcccattgatgtatcctggggagtacaaagccacagtctcacaagtctttgcagtgggtggtttgcccaatgtaccatcctggggagtgcaaagccacagtctcacaagtggatgctgttctccacgggttctggagggggactggtgcccagagtgcttcatcctgttaaggactgaggtagtggatgctgttctccactggttctggagggggactggtgcccagagtgcttcaacctgttaaggactgaggtagtggatgctgttatccactggttctggagggggactggtgcccagagtgcatcactctccctgtgacggtcccagttctgtcactgcccctgccgcacctGGGCTACtggtgcttgattttgcggtgcttgccctgttcatcagtgcttgccatggcggtctttgccctgttcagcggtgcttgccctgtttagcggtgcttgacttagcagtttctgacctgttcagctgtgcttgccatggcggtctttgccctgttcagcggtacttgccctgttcaacggtgcttgacttagcagtttctgacctgttcagctgtgcttgccatggcggtctttgccctgttcagcggtgcttgccctgttcaacggtgcttgacttagcagtttctgacctgttaagcggtgcttgccatggcagtctttgccctgttcagcggtgcttgacttagcagtttctgacctgttcagcggtgcttgccatggcggtctttgccctgttcagcggtgcttgccctgttcagcggtgcttgaattaacagtttgtgacctgtgcagcggtgtttgccatggcggtccctcattgtccagcggggctgtggctgccgaggccctcctgggcactgactctggcggtggtctcctgaccagtgacgattgggctgccctcctgggcactgactctggcggtggtctcctgaccagtgacgatggggctggcggtggcgtcctgggcagcggggatgatggcggccttctccgccgtgctgctcttcccagactttggcgctttcttctgccccttccccaccttgggaggtgtcacagctgactcaacacctCCCCCggaacccttgtgagcagctttgccggcaggagtcttccccctctcccgtcgggcactgtcccacttctggtgcttcacgggggaggactggctgtgctttggctctgtgtcacactggctgccctggtggctggtgcactccacatacctctaacaggcaccactggtaccagagattttttggctgaggtgctagtacgggacccatgaattggagggggggtggagggaaagaggtcaacgttgctcaggaaaagtttctgacgaacactgggacgggtagctggagggggtctgggagtggaggaagaggaggtggttgtaggaggtgtaacttttgatgatttgggtgcaggtgcatgttccggaggctgtcgtgaggtggatggatgttgggtgtgtgtgtgcccgagtttgtgtactttgggagggggcgtcacagacacactgggagaggacacaggggacgtgtaaatggtagtgggggtggtgagtacaggtgagcgggtgtggtggtgggtgttctggtgcaagtcctagtggctgttgtggtagtgcatgcaggtgagagtgtagacgacactgggagggaggagggagacaaagaggagggggacacagtggaggcagtggatgttgctgtgtctgtatgtgggtgatgcttgtgtgagtgcctgtgggatgtgtggtgcctatgtttgcctgagctgcccttgtgtgttgaggtgtgtgcaggctggtctgatggtgggcttcggataggcagaggtacaggggattgggtctgggtggaggaagttggaggggggaggctagacacagggacaatggctgccatcagtgctgaggccagagattgcagggttcgatgatgggcagcctgaccagaatgaatgccctccaggaatgcattagtgtgttgcaactccctttctacaccctggatggcattcacaatggtagactgcccaacagtgagtgacctgaggaggtcaatggcctcctcactgagggcagcagaggtgacaggggcaggggctgaggtgcctggggcgaaggtgatgcccaccctcctgggtgagcgggcacggggcgaaggctgagtggctgctgggagggcggtgctggtagggggggtggcggctgtacctgtagaagtggggggcacagatgttgctgtcaccacaagggagttcccatcagaggacgagtctgtgtcgctggttgctgatccggtgacagccgtgaagctcccctcgccctccgtccctctggtgtattctgagtccgtggtgtggccctccatggccatgtgggatgcagccccctcgtgctctggtgccactgtaccaccgcctgatgatgctgatgcacaaaagaacagggagagcacaaaaagggggggaaacagaagaaaggcaggttgagtgcatggcttaccgctaccgttggtggacaatacagacacagcagccccctgcactacaccgcgctgttgggctctacatatgcagttcctgggatgtggcctacatggctatggtggacatctgcacacatagatgacacaggggcatgtatacctgtacttggcactctacagaggtggggtggagtggcacatggcctgcattacggaggggcctagcctacggaactcgccctggcctagggaaacccacagccctcctcccccacccagacccctccactgtacgcaaagtcagctgaatgagagtgtactcacccccttgtgtctgctgtgatgccctcatgcgcccatccaagtcagagtaggccaccgccaggatccggaacatcaggggggtcatggtgcgacgggcacccctcccacgttgggaggccatccccagctgtacctccgctgtcttcttgctccagcgtcgaatgtcctcccatcttttacagtgggtgctctgtctctggtggacccccagggtccggacgtccttggcgatggcacgccaaatatccttcttctggtgggcgctgacctacatgaaatgtacaggggaagaagagaagtcattagcaactgaaCCGTCGAAGTgaatggcccacatccctacccttgacatgtggcacatgcattcacagtccttcatgctcgcagaactctgcccccttccttcttacatccagccctcttgacccaggcatagcccatacaacttgtaccctatgtactcacctgttggtctggagggccgtagagtagcgtgtactgggggaggaccccgtccacgagcttctccaactcctgtgcagtgaaggcaggggccctttccccagacgcatgtgccattgtctcttccagaccgagatcacaacagcacttgcagtataggtcctctcctgtcgaagatcaggtatcgagtgattgaacagatagaaaatggcggtcatgtctgcggcggtgacgtccatggcggtgcgtatcatcaccgccggcgcacttcgtcattggctcctgggaccaatagggtccaatgttaaccaatgcagtattgcgccgtggtcttcgaccacctaccgcgacggtgtacaacgccagcgcagttacctcacatcctattgtcccactttggaggtcaggcagccgccatttcaggggcccacatggcttcattttcaactgcgtcacacatacctaggcctggactcaacacacatacagacaactttttggattatgtttcgtgatctgtgtagctgtgggtacatacctctgacttgcttgactctgtggtcgatgttgtccttcctaggcactgtcagctgggacatgtgaggagatgacggaatcctccggtgtaccgaccgctggtggacctgttgacaatggaggagcgacatttaatcatcacctacaggtttgaccgtgccacaatccacgaactgtgtacccagttggagccagaacttatgtcaccaatccgccatcccacatgaatcacccctcaagtgcaggtgctatcagtgcttcatttcctagcaagtgggtcatttcaaacaacagtggcctaggcatcagggatgtcccagcctatgttttccaacgtgttgtccagagtgttgtctgccctgctgaaacacatgaggagctacatcgttttccctcaggtggaggatttggctactgttaaaggtgacttctattccctgggacatatccctaacataataggtgccattgatgggacccatgtagctctggtcccccccacaggagtgaacaggtgtacaggaaccggaagagttatcattcgatgaatgtacagatggtatgtttggcagaccagtacatctcccaggtaaatgctattttccctggctcagtgcatgacgcctacatcctgcagaatagcagcatcccttatgtgatgggtcaactccagaggcaccgggtgtggctattaggggactctggttaccccaacctgtcatggctattgaccccagtgaggaatcccaggaccagggcggaggaacgctacaatgaggcccatgggcagactaggagggtgatcgaacgcaccttcggcctcctgaaggccaggttcaggtgcctccatatgaaaggtggatccctattctactcaccaaggaaggtgtgccagatcatcatcgcctgctctatgcttcacaatcttgctttgcaacgccaggtgcctgttctg
This window encodes:
- the LOC138299542 gene encoding processed variable antigen-like, which codes for MRKSCLEPRWKGPFQVILTTTTAVKCAGVPNWIHASHTKKVLCPTDEEVEALKLPVPDKTVPSAETEQNRTESGQAEAGEREILLENEESDSLGEDQGESSDSDEEATGDKEPEAAEGSKKPEAAEGDKEPEAAESDTEPDESNGEEGLEKGEKAGEPDQKRAFPETDDTEKEKENVIDSPEGGDKAQQNEKVQTSTEKVAGPSNGHGAKRRLSISPVKQRSGEGLNDGERPKVKEKRKEVSVVIPTSSEEKDLTKEESTSEAESKREAKLKRKRIPNRRYSGPEWAYAVNDDWTDEFVSLSIENEEEEEIPIEKKSFMDSVD